The following proteins are encoded in a genomic region of Tenebrio molitor chromosome 7, icTenMoli1.1, whole genome shotgun sequence:
- the LOC138134701 gene encoding moesin/ezrin/radixin homolog 1-like, whose protein sequence is MKVIVRSAVSEYELNALPKTSIREIFELMCKNLLIFEKWYFGLMYRGADYEQFWVDVSKKSLKDFRTVAEKFEFKVKYYPEDVGEELIENSTTELFFTQVKNDIVKDEIYCPADTCALLASYALQAKYGDYNSGEVWSNQIKKLIPDRVINQHKMEVSEWEESIILMWQKHKGLEQEDAMMEYLKLAQNLEMYGVTFFKIRNRKGSELLLGVTALGIDIYKTEDRLNPQISFPWAEIKNLKFKDRKFVIKPTDKAATDFIFLTSDPKMSKLILNLGIGNHALYVRRRKPESTEIMRMKERAKEMRKHREDQKKRLNDERSAREAVEKQATEYKTRIEAMKEEMERQQASLKEAQETIQKLQQQLEELQKAKEELEKQQQELREMMERLEHSKNMEAAEKQALEDEILAKQLEVQRIQDEVNAKDEETRRLQEQVEEAQRREEELRRQEEERKQRELEEAARKNAEEEELEAVPEGADTALPELADVNDQLREQLKLLQSKLDETRNQTMDTDLDKIHRVNLAEGRNKYKTLAEIRRGNTVRRVEMFENL, encoded by the exons ATGAAAGTTATTGTGCGTTCCGCGGTTTCAGAATATGAGCTAAATGCGTTGCCAAAAACCTCCATCAGGGAAATTTTTGAGTTGATGTGTAAGAATCTgttaattttcgaaaaatggTATTTCGGGTTAATGTACAGAGGAGCAGATTACGAACAGTTCTGGGTCGATGTGTCCAAAAAG AGTCTGAAGGATTTTCGTACTGTTGCGGAAAAGTTTGAGTTTAAAGTGAAATATTATCCGGAGGATGTGGGGGAGGAATTGATTGAAAACTCCACCACAGAACTGTTTTTCACCCAAGTTAAAAATGACATTGTTAAAGATGAAATATATTGTCCTGCAGATACCTGTGCGTTGCTGGCATCTTACGCTTTGCAAGCAAAATACGGTGATTACAACAGTGGAGAGGTGTGGTCCAACCAAATAAAGAAACTGATTCCAGATAG AGTAATAAATCAACACAAGATGGAGGTTTCTGAGTGGGAAGAAAGCATCATATTAATGTGGCAAAAACATAAAGGTTTAGAACAAGAAGATGCTATGATGGAGTATTTAAAACTCGCCCAAAATTTGGAAATGTACGgtgttactttttttaaaatcagaaacaGAAAAGGCAGCGAACTTTTGTTGGGTGTTACCGCTTTAGGTATAgacatttacaaaactgaAGACAG GTTAAACCCGCAAATATCCTTCCCATGGGCGGaaataaaaaacttgaagTTTAAAGACCGGAAATTTGTCATTAAACCAACTGATAAAGCAGCGACAGATTTCATCTTCTTAACGTCGGATCCAAAGATGAGCAAactcattttaaatttgggaATCGGCAATCATGCTTTGTACGTTAGAAGGCGAAAACCAGAAAGTACTGAAATAATGAGAATGAAAGAAAGAGCAAAAGAAATGAGGAAGCACAGAGAGGATCAAAA AAAACGGCTGAACGACGAACGTTCAGCGCGCGAAGCAGTAGAAAAACAAGCAACTGAATACAAAACGCGCATAGAAGCGATGAAAGAAGAAATGGAAAGACAGCAAGCGAGCCTTAAAGAGGCGCAAGAGACTATTCAGAAGCTCCAGCAACAACTTGAAGAGTTACAAAAGGCAAAGGAGGAGCTCGAGAAGCAGCAGCAAGAACTTAGAGAAATGATGGAACGTTTGGAACACAGTAAGAACATGGAAGCAGCCGAAAAGCAAGCACTGGAAGACGAGATATTAGCCAAGCAGCTAGAAGTTCAACGTATACAAGACGAAGTGAACGCGAAAGATGAAGAGACCAGACGCTTGCAAGAACAAGTGGAAGAAGCCcagagaagagaagaagagctGCGGCGACAAGAAGAGGAGAGAAAACAGCGTGAATTGGAAGAAGCCGCCAGGAAAAACGCCGAAGAAGAAGAACTGGAAGCGGTGCCGGAGGGGGCCGATACGGCTCTTCCGGAGCTTGCAGATGTTAACGATCAACTTCGTGAGCAACTCaag cttttacaatcgaaaCTGGACGAGACAAGAAACCAAACGATGGATACCGATTTGGATAAAATCCATAGAGTCAATCTGGCGGAAGGAAGAAACAAGTACAAAACCCTCGCCGAAATTCGACGCGGAAATACCGTACGAAGGGTGGAGATGTTTGAGAATTTGTAG